From the genome of Candidatus Bathyarchaeota archaeon:
ACGAGGAGGCTATAAAGAGGGCTGGGGGTATAGACCTTCAGCTTCTAGGCATAGGAAGGAACGGCCACATAGGTTTCAACGAGCCCGGCTCCCCCTTCGACTCTAGGACAAGGGTGGTTAAGCTCAGCGAGCAGACGAGGAAGGACAACGCCAGGTTCTTCAACTCGATAGACGAGGTGCCGACCCATGCGATAACGATGGGTATAGGCACGATAATGGAGGCTAGACGCATAATCCTCATAGCCAGCGGAGAGGCTAAAGCCGAAGCCATAGCCAAGGCGGTTAAAGGACCCAAGACCGTGGACGTGCCGGCTTCTGTTCTTCAAGACCATCCAGACTGCCTGTTCATAGTGGACAAGGAAGCCGCCTCGCTTCTCTAGCCGGATTTTTAACCCTATCCATCTCCGTTCTATCTATTACCTACGAAAACAATTAAACCTACTCGAATACTGATCTTTCGAGGTGAAACTTTTGCTAGCTGCGGTTCTTAAACAGCCTTTCAAGCTCGAGCTTGAAGAAGTCCCCAAACCTACGCCTAGAGAGGATGAGGTCCTGATAAAGGTGGGGGCATGCGGGATATGCGGAAGCGATGTTCGATATTTTCAAGGTAAAAACCCCTGGGCTCTACATACGCTGGGCGTGGAGAAGCCGAACCCGCCGGATATGATCCTAGGCCATGAGGTCTCGGGAACCATAGTGGAGGCCGGTGACGCGAGGTTCGAAGATAGAATAGGTGAAAAGGTCGGCATTATAGCATACAAGGCCTGTGGAAGGTGTAAGTTCTGTAGCGAAGGTAGGCATAACCTATGTGCAAACGTCCTGCATATAGGTCACGACGAGGCGTGGGGCTTCAAACCCTCCCCCGGCGGCATGGCCGAGTACTGTGCGGTGTGGGAGGATAAAGCCGTCAGGCTAGACTGGCCTGTAAGCTTCGAAGAGGCTTCTCAGCTAGACGGTTTAGCCGTATCTGTCCACGCGGCTTATAGGGCTCAGGTGAAGCCCGGCGATAGGGTCGCCGTGATAGGGTCAGGTCCGATAGGGCTTATGATCCTACAGACGGTCAAGGCTTTCGGGGCCTCGGAGGTCTTCGCCATAGACGTCTGGGATAAGCCCCTAGACATAGCTCAGAAGCTCGGAGCCGACCACACGGTAGACTCCTCGAAGGAAAACCCCGTAAACTACATATTATCTAAGACCCGGGGTCGGGGGGTCGAAGCCGTCGTGAACACGGTGGGCTCGCCTGAAACGGTCGTGGACGGTTTGAAGATGCTGGCTAGAGGAGGGTGCCAGGTTCTACTCGCTGTGACGAGCGACACGGTTCAGCTGGACCTTAGGCTTCTAGCGGGTGAGAGGGTTCTAACGGTCTCGTCGAACAACCTCTACCGAGAATACTACACCGCTGTGAGCCTCTTGAAGACGGGTAGGGTTGAGATAAAACCGTTTATAACCCACGTCCTACCGCTCGAAGAAGTTAAAGAAGCCTTCCGCATAGCGTTGAACAAAGAGGAATACGGCGCCCTGAAAGTCGTGATCAAACCCTAAGAAGAAGCCAAAGTTTATTAAATACTTGTATTTTTGTATTCTTGTATGAGTGAATTAGATGATTTTAGGAAAAGGGTGGACGACTTCAAGAGGCGTTTAAAGGAGGACTTCGAGCGTTCCCTTAAACGCTACGAGGACGCTTTGGACGAGCTTGAGAAGAGGGTTGAGACGCTTCCTGAAGATAAGCTTAGAGACGTTTATCCCACGGTCCGAGAGCTTAGGAGAGGGTTGATGTCTGAGCTTTATGGACTGCACCGTGAGTTTAGGCGTATGGTTTACGATTTGAGGAGAACGCTTAGGAGGCTTGCTCTCAGGCTACCGG
Proteins encoded in this window:
- the nagB gene encoding glucosamine-6-phosphate deaminase, with product MKVLIVKNYEELSLETALRIAEAVRSKPDIVLGLATGGTPLGCYRELIRMHREEGLSFSRVTTFNLDEYVGLPPSHPQSYHYYMFHNFFDHVDVRRENVHIPDGMAEDLDEECRRYEEAIKRAGGIDLQLLGIGRNGHIGFNEPGSPFDSRTRVVKLSEQTRKDNARFFNSIDEVPTHAITMGIGTIMEARRIILIASGEAKAEAIAKAVKGPKTVDVPASVLQDHPDCLFIVDKEAASLL
- a CDS encoding alcohol dehydrogenase catalytic domain-containing protein gives rise to the protein MLAAVLKQPFKLELEEVPKPTPREDEVLIKVGACGICGSDVRYFQGKNPWALHTLGVEKPNPPDMILGHEVSGTIVEAGDARFEDRIGEKVGIIAYKACGRCKFCSEGRHNLCANVLHIGHDEAWGFKPSPGGMAEYCAVWEDKAVRLDWPVSFEEASQLDGLAVSVHAAYRAQVKPGDRVAVIGSGPIGLMILQTVKAFGASEVFAIDVWDKPLDIAQKLGADHTVDSSKENPVNYILSKTRGRGVEAVVNTVGSPETVVDGLKMLARGGCQVLLAVTSDTVQLDLRLLAGERVLTVSSNNLYREYYTAVSLLKTGRVEIKPFITHVLPLEEVKEAFRIALNKEEYGALKVVIKP